A region of Lycium barbarum isolate Lr01 chromosome 3, ASM1917538v2, whole genome shotgun sequence DNA encodes the following proteins:
- the LOC132630981 gene encoding CBL-interacting serine/threonine-protein kinase 14-like — MQEILDNYENSQSLLSTASRADTRPPRSAEGELTPADDVSTNPFDKYELGKLLGCGAFGKVYHARDLETEKSVAIKVVSKQKILKGGLTAHVKREISIMRRLRHPNIVRLHEILATKKKICFVLEYAIGGELFAKLSKGRFSEDLSRRYFQQLISAIGYCHSRGVYHRDLKPENLLLDDNWDLKVTDFGLSAVTDQIRPDGLLHTLCGTPAYVAPEILAKKGYDGGKVDIWSCGIILFVFNAGYLPFNDTNLMTMYRKIYKGEFCCPKWTSPELKRLLTRLLDTNPVTRITIEGIKNDPWFKKGYQEVKPGREFEFQSGSDPGHGFKSGSGHAGKFLNAFDIISYSSGFNISSLLRGNGGLVDKERFVSMDSPEKIIAKIEEVAEEEEMTVVQRSSATVKVEGQNGNSELMLVVNRLTEKLVIVEIEKRENEGEIWKKKFKPKISRFVYQGEGLVSGC; from the coding sequence ATGCAAGAGATCTTAGATAACTATGAAAACAGTCAATCCCTACTCTCAACCGCCTCACGCGCCGACACACGCCCCCCACGCTCCGCGGAAGGGGAATTAACTCCAGCGGATGACGTCAGCACAAACCCTTTTGACAAATACGAGCTGGGCAAACTCCTTGGTTGCGGCGCGTTTGGCAAAGTGTATCATGCAAGAGACCTTGAGACAGAAAAAAGTGTTGCAATTAAGGTGGTCTCCAAACAGAAAATACTCAAAGGTGGTCTGACGGCGCACGTTAAGAGAGAAATCTCTATCATGCGCCGATTGCGTCACCCAAATATCGTGCGCCTACATGAAATTCTAGCAACAAAGAAGAAAATATGTTTCGTGTTGGAATATGCTATAGGAGGTGAGCTTTTTGCAAAGCTATCTAAAGGCAGATTTAGCGAAGATCTCAGCCGTAGATATTTCCAGCAATTAATCTCAGCCATTGGATACTGCCACTCACGTGGGGTCTACCACAGGGATTTAAAACCAGAAAATTTATTACTTGACGACAATTGGGACTTAAAAGTTACTGATTTCGGGTTAAGTGCTGTTACGGATCAGATCCGACCCGATGGGTTGCTCCATACACTTTGTGGGACCCCTGCTTACGTGGCACCTGAGATTTTAGCTAAGAAAGGTTATGATGGTGGTAAGGTTGATATTTGGTCATGTGGTATTATACTTTTTGTGTTCAATGCTGGGTATTTACCTTTTAATGACACAAATTTAATGACTATGTATAGGAAAATTTACAAAGGTGAATTTTGTTGCCCTAAATGGACTTCACCCGAGTTAAAAAGGTTGTTGACCCGATTACTCGATACCAACCCGGTTACCCGTATCACTATTGAGGGGATTAAAAATGACCCGTGGTTTAAAAAAGGGTATCAAGAGGTGAAACCGGGTCGCGAATTCGAATTCCAATCCGGATCGGATCCGGGTCATGGGTTCAAATCCGGGTCTGGTCATGCCGGGAAATTCTTGAACGCGTTTGATATTATATCATATTCATCGGGTTTTAATATCTCGAGTTTGCTTAGAGGTAACGGTGGATTAGTCGATAAAGAACGTTTCGTGTCTATGGATTCGCCCGAGAAGATAATCGCGAAAATTGAGGAGGTGGCGGAAGAAGAGGAGATGACGGTGGTGCAGAGGAGTAGCGCCACCGTGAAAGTggaggggcaaaatggtaattctgAATTAATGTTGGTGGTTAACCGGTTAACGGAGAAACTGGTAATAGTGGAAATTGAAAAAAGGGAAAATGAAGGTGAAATATGGAAGAAGAAATTTAAACCGAAGATAAGTCGATTTGTTTATCAAGGGGAAGGATTGGTTTCTGGTTGCTGA